One Gouania willdenowi chromosome 24 unlocalized genomic scaffold, fGouWil2.1 scaffold_320_arrow_ctg1, whole genome shotgun sequence genomic window carries:
- the LOC114458254 gene encoding tudor domain-containing protein 15-like has protein sequence MLPNQTLENLRSQDSKVSKESLLWSVNLKLTHLDWTPEATLVHFQGHYLNTCELDYKILHGEIQRTAKTKAEVDIGEFCLVEDVTSASWFRGRVQGQTNDLFEVYLIDHGNILTVDATYRPHVSSELFTLPPKVVCGFFANVLLVRNCPHLLVDKYFSCLVGQSITGYVQARLPYEVLVLEVPDINSDLVLHGFGRLVDRDTFLLLVELLTEVTVKRSMESEIDTPFDQSKEVELFIKPSFWTKYKDVLKCAESKLICGTRAKVQLTAALYHRMFFFQMVGVERELCKISEKLALMCEHGNQQQRRGSAEKISLLCSVKGKDGNWYRGFLSFFPVSSHVKVLFVDYGFFETVSVDNIRRLPEEFLLTPIMALPCSLSMKGQVKMPKSQLLNLLKSSLQGGVLDVEISGFDDEHHLYYLTVSGVEDDPVKEPQPFQMAPLTKAESLSEGNQLSTQQDLMNKEFFFRKLLEEAMTAEGLGADSVFEGFVVGAQNPNKFWIRTQKRNDEFNEMMAGIGDYFRQVKLDEEILLNPEPRDLCCAMYEKDMHFYRAVVTDKLVHGAEVLFIDFGNIEKVPTMLIKNIPKAFAKIPGFAIDCTLANLILCDDIWPVAVCDFFRQAVFNKSLQVHVVQMEKNQLAVDLNEMERGESQSIAKLLVTSDKAEYISLKSVVHSDANETKNVKYSQKRATAIGRTTKQIKKSNKNDKKAPVARTFKALEIKPGWMLTIRCFSFISVKDFWCQSLNKASELKVLNDKIHQYYSAHTVALQAEDSCCVAKSPVDNKWYRGLITERENRFATVLLVDYGYTIQVDQQYLQAIMPEFVHLERQAFRCCLYNPQTSAGFKDFCDWSPVMCKLKNIVRNHTDGMQCLVVSQLDNENQGMYYVVDLHDSQTQQSLINSVIKLGITMQETAKEQSAVSPESFIFSSYDLRPGMEEQVFVTHVSNQWEVYCHLERNADIIHKLEENISELSHELNNDSTRTVVQMLCLAKYLDGNWYRAVLQNNPSPFHVSVVYVDYGNTHVLEKSEVMSIPKGCADLLYTPMQALRFHLDLVPKEESSVNVKEWLKKAVLNKSARAIIVGLNESGSFNVELFCEERSINEKVKELFHKIEKETFSRVSVHVDTKNKEAQTRERKASKKPIPLKSERKKKKAKKVYQQPQNCKKKTVCPAAPMPHKKLRAGFRAKCFVSHFDSANSFFLQLSDDESAILKMVEDLNSLTFRHPLAKTKCLSIGDLVLAQYEEDGALYRAEIKDYEKSFTCCVNFVDYGNSAIVKNEGIYPVPKEFLSLPRFSIPCSLLDTCNKNDFLTDSKVQKPLLVEFVHQSRCTWNVKVQILEDEAVEEVLPEKKVSPTCLIETNVCARSSKNKSIKDICENQTSQKSSTVEVTNLEVTNDDVKSFTPIFIKAKAKEQAILLSAVGVGRFYARLKRTNNMLISLEHHITQELYEHKMLISEDIKKGLECVVQVHENLFQRAVVQQTFGEKSKVFLLDHGITMDISTSSIRQQHCNYLKRIPNFAVLCEINCLECNKRDDAQRLWQEIFKPATGKEVELVFLEYNEVDQFWMVEMIKDQLFLMDSDEASVSLDKEIKLSIESAEQERASDSYTLLKPLFSPSEIKSYMGYVTAVTSPFDFNIVIEDSSLAFKKLPIMVDDGLEGKRLSKDTLEFKSNNFPNHEDSSCNKPLSKKTNLLTVYPCLIRGVKPVGETNEWSDETIGFFRQHLYWKRLQIFLKEFLWGKHWGVDVLVDGSHVAKKLVDAGHAEYTDVLLELRFLEPLEDPHLESNTDEDRYENKKVSDQQQ, from the exons ATGCTGCCCAATCAGACCTTAGAAAACCTGAG GTCTCAAGATTCTAAAGTGTCAAAGGAATCTCTCCTTTGGTCGGTGAACTTGAAGTTGACTCACTTGGACTGGACGCCCGAGGCTACTTTGGTACACTTTCAGGGTCACTATCTTAATACATGTGAACTGGACTATAAAATTCTCCATGGAGAAATACAAAGGACAGCAAAGACAAAAGCAGAGGTGGATATCGGCGAGTTCTGCCTCGTAGAAGACGTGACTTCTGCCAGCTGGTTCAGAGGAAGAGTTCAGGGCCAAACCAATGACTTGTTTGAGGTCTACCTCATAGATCATGGAAACATCTTGACTGTTGATGCCACCTACAGACCACACGTTTCCAGCGAGCTCTTCACCCTGCCTCCAAAAGTTGTCTGCGGCTTCTTTGCCAATGTCCTCCTGGTTCGCAATTGTCCTCACTTGTTGGTGGacaaatatttttcatgcttgGTTGGACAAAGCATCACAGGATATGTTCAAGCCCGTCTTCCCTATGAGGTGCTTGTTCTGGAGGTTCCTGACATCAACAGTGACCTTGTTCTACATGGCTTTGGGAGGCTCGTGGACAGAGATACATTTCTCCTTTTGGTTGAGTTGCTCACAGAGGTGACGGTCAAACGGAGTATGGAATCAGAAATCGACACACCCTTTGATCAGTCAAAGGAAGTAGAGCTTTTCATCAAACCATCCTTCTGGACAAAATacaaagatgttttgaaatgtgCTGAATCAAAGTTGATTTGTGGGACTCGTGCAAAAGTACAACTAACTGCGGCACTTTACCACAGgatgtttttctttcaaatgGTCGGTGTGGAACGTGAACTCTGTAAGATTTCGGAGAAGTTGGCTTTGATGTGTGAGCACGGAAACCAACAACAGAGAAGAGGTTCTGCAGAGAAAATCAGCTTGTTGTGCTCGGTCAAGGGAAAAGATGGAAATTGGTACAGaggttttctatcattttttccAGTGAGCAGTCATGTCAAAGTACTTTTTGTTGACTACGGATTCTTTGAAACCGTCAGCGTTGACAATATCCGAAGGTTGCCTGAAGAGTTTTTACTAACACCAATAATGGCGTTACCCTGCTCACTGTCTATGAAGGGTCAGGTGAAGATGCCAAAGTCTCAACTGCTAAATTTACTGAAGTCAAGCTTGCAAGGAGGAGTGTTGGATGTGGAAATCAGTGGTTTTGATGATGAACACCATCTTTACTATCTAACTGTGTCTGGTGTTGAAGACGATCCTGTGAAGGAACCACAGCCCTTTCAAATGGCTCCCCTAACCAAGGCAGAGTCATTGTCTGAAGGTAATCAGTTATCAACTCAGCAAGACTTGatgaacaaagagtttttttttaggaaattacTGGAAGAAGCGATGACGGCTGAAGGGTTGGGAGCAGACTCCGTCTTTGAGGGTTTTGTTGTCGGTGCCCAAAATCCAAACAAGTTCTGGATAAGAACACAGAAACGAAACGATGAGTTCAATGAAATGATGGCAGGTATTGGGGATTACTTTCGTCAAGTCAAGCTTGATGAAGAAATTCTCTTGAACCCTGAGCCTCGGGATCTGTGTTGTGCAATGTATGAGAAGGACATGCATTTTTACAGAGCTGTCGTGACAGACAAGCTTGTCCATGGTGCTGAGGTTTTGTTCATTGATTTTGGCAACATTGAAAAAGTGCCAACCATGTTGATCAAGAACATACCCAAGGCATTTGCCAAAATACCCGGATTTGCAATTGATTGCACTCTTGCTAATTTGATACTTTGCGATGATATCTGGCCTGTTGCTGTGTGTGACTTTTTCAGACAAGCTGTGTTTAACAAATCGTTGCAAGTCCATGTCGTGCAGATGGAAAAAAATCAACTTGCAGTTGACCTCAATGAGATGGAAAGGGGGGAAAGCCAGAGTATAGCCAAGCTTTTGGTTACTTCAGACAAAGCCGAGTATATTTCTCTGAAGTCTGTTGTGCACAGTGACgcaaatgaaaccaaaaacgTAAAGTACTCCCAAAAAAGAGCAACAGCCATTGGAAGAACAACAAAGCagataaaaaaaagcaataaaaatgacaaaaaagctcCAGTTGCAAGAACTTTCAAAGCTTTGGAGATCAAGCCTGGGTGGATGTTAACCATTCGCTGTTTTTCTTTCATATCCGTGAAAGACTTTTGGTGCCAGTCCCTCAACAAGGCCTCTGAATTGAAGGTTTTGAATGATAAAATCCATCAATATTACTCTGCTCACACAGTAGCCCTGCAGGCTGAAGATTCATGTTGCGTTGCCAAGTCACCTGTTGATAATAAATGGTACAGAGGTTTAATCACAGAGAGAGAAAACCGTTTTGCCACAGTTTTGCTGGTTGACTATGGCTATACCATCCAAGTGGATCAACAATATCTTCAGGCAATAATGCCAGAATTTGTTCATTTGGAAAGACAAGCGTTCAGGTGCTGCCTTTACAACCCTCAAACCTCTGCCGGCTTCAAGGATTTTTGTGACTGGAGTCCAGTGATGTGTAAGCTCAAAAACATTGTGCGTAACCACACTGATGGTATGCAATGCCTTGTGGTTTCGCAGTTAGACAATGAAAACCAAGGAATGTACTATGTTGTTGACCTTCATGACAGCCAAACGCAGCAGAGCTTAATAAACAGCGTGATTAAACTGGGCATTACAATGCAAGAGACAGCAAAGGAGCAGTCAGCTGTGAGTCCAGAATCGTTTATTTTCTCCTCATATGATCTAAGACCTGGAATGGAAGAACAGGTCTTTGTCACACATGTCAGCAATCAGTGGGAGGTTTATTGTCACCTTGAGAGAAATGCTGATATCATCCACAAACTTGAGGAGAACATCTCTGAGTTGAGTCATGAGCTCAACAATGACAGCACCAGAACTGTTGTACAGATGTTGTGTTTGGCGAAGTACTTGGATGGAAATTGGTACCGTGCTGTGTTGCAAAACAATCCCTCTCCATTTCATGTCAGTGTCGTTTATGTGGATTATGGAAACACACACGTGTTGGAGAAAAGTGAGGTCATGTCCATTCCCAAGGGTTGTGCAGATTTGTTGTATACCCCAATGCAAGCTTTGAGGTTTCACCTTGATTTGGTGCCAAAGGAAGAGAGCAGTGTGAATGTCAAAGAATGGTTGAAAAAAGCAGTCCTCAACAAGTCAGCACGGGCTATCATAGTTGGTTTGAATGAAAGTGGTTCATTTAATGTTGAGCTGTTCTGTGAGGAGAGGAGCATCAATGAGAAAGTAAAGGAGCTCTTTCATAAAATAGAAAAGGAGACATTTTCAAGAGTATCGGTTCATGTTGATACCAAAAACAAGGAAGCTCAAACAAGGGAAAGAAAAGCTTCAAAGAAACCTATTCCTCTGAAATctgagcgaaaaaaaaaaaaagcgaaaaAAGTCTACCAACAGCCTCAGAATTGCAAGAAGAAAACTGTTTGTCCAGCTGCACCAATGCCACATAAGAAACTCAGAGCTGGTTTTAGGGCAAAGTGTTTTGTCTCCCACTTTGATTCagcaaacagtttttttttacagctgtcAGATGATGAGTCAGCAATCTTGAAAATGGTAGAAGATCTAAATTCACTAACCTTCAGGCATCCCTTGGCGAAGACAAAATGTCTGAGTATCGGTGATCTTGTTTTGGCACAGTATGAGGAAGATGGTGCACTATATCGTGCAGAGATAAAGGATTATGAGAAAAGTTTCACTTGTTGCGTGAATTTTGTGGACTATGGTAACTCGGCTATCGTAAAGAACGAAGGAATCTATCCCGTTCCAAAAGAGTTTTTATCTCTGCCCAGATTCAGTATACCTTGTTCCCTTTTAGACACgtgcaacaaaaatgactttttaacaGATTCCAAAGTGCAGAAGCCATTATTGGTAGAGTTTGTCCATCAGAGCAGGTGCACCTGGAATGTCAAAGTTCAGATTCTTGAAGACGAGGCAGTAGAAGAAGTCTTGCCTGAAAAGAAAGTGTCTCCTACATGTTTAATTGAAACCAATGTATGTGCGAGAtccagcaaaaacaaaagtattaaAGATATATGTGAGAACCAAACAAGTCAAAAGTCTTCGACTGTTGAAGTGACGAATCTCGAAGTAACGAATGATGACGTAAAATCCTTTACACCAATATTCATTAAAGCCAAAGCAAAGGAGCAAGCAATTCTGTTGTCTGCAGTTGGTGTTGGACGTTTTTATGCAAGGCTGAAAAGGACCAATAACATGCTGATTTCATTGGAACACCACATTACTCAGGAATTGTATGAACATAAGATGCTAATAAGTGAAGATATCAAGAAGGGCCTTGAATGTGTAGTTCAAGTTCATGAaaatttgtttcaaagggctgTGGTTCAGCAAACGTTTGGTGAAAAATCCAAGGTCTTCCTGCTGGATCATGGTATCACAATGGATATTTCAACGTCTTCCATCAGACAGCAGCACTGCAACTACTTGAAAAGAATACCCAATTTTGCTGTTCTTTGTGAGATTAACTGCCTTGAGTGCAACAAGAGAGATGATGCTCAAAGGCTGTGGCAAGAGATTTTCAAACCGGCCACAGGCAAAGAAGTGGAgcttgtttttttggagtataaTGAAGTTGATCAATTTTGGATGGTGGAAATGATCAAGGATCAACTGTTCCTCATGGACAGTGATGAAGCCTCAGTGAGCCTGGACAAGGAGATCAAGTTGTCCATTGAAAGTGCAGAACAGGAGCGTGCTTCTGATTCATACACACTTCTGAAACctcttttttctccttcagAGATCAAGTCATATATGGGTTATGTCACTGCTGTCACATCACCCTTTGACTTCAACATTGTTATAGAAGACTCATCCCTTGCCTTCAAAAAGTTGCCCATCATGGTGGATGATGGCTTAGAAGGGAAACGTCTTTCTAAAGACACTTTGGAGTTTAAATCTAATAACTTTCCTAACCATGAGGATTCATCGTGTAACAAGCCTCTTTCAAAGAAAACCAACCTCCTAACTGTCTACCCCTGCCTCATCCGGGGGGTGAAACCTGTTGGGGAAACTAACGAGTGGAGCGATGAAACGATTGGATTTTTCAGACAGCATTTGTACTGGAAACGCCTGCAGATCTTCTTGAAGGAGTTTCTCTGGGGCAAACACTGGGGAGTGGACGTTCTTGTCGATGGCAGCCATGTTGCAAAGAAGCTTGTTGATGCCGGACATGCAGAATACACTGACGTCCTCCTAGAACTCAG attttTGGAGCCACTCGAAGATCCTCATCTAGAGTCCAACACAGATGAAGATCGCTATGAAAACAAGAAGGTCTCGGATCAGCAACAGTAA